A stretch of the Neptunomonas phycophila genome encodes the following:
- the fliE gene encoding flagellar hook-basal body complex protein FliE, with protein MIERTDIQSVLTQMRAMKEQAQMGVSHVNNPAEVAMPSVRPVAESNDGFGSLLKSAIDGVNNTQMEASRLATAYEQGDTSVELTQVMVQLQKASVSFQAMTEVRNRLVSAYEDVMNMSI; from the coding sequence ATGATTGAGCGAACGGATATCCAAAGTGTACTAACCCAAATGCGAGCCATGAAAGAACAGGCCCAAATGGGTGTTAGTCATGTCAATAATCCGGCAGAAGTGGCTATGCCTTCTGTACGCCCTGTTGCTGAAAGTAATGATGGCTTTGGCTCTTTATTAAAAAGTGCAATCGACGGTGTAAATAATACGCAAATGGAAGCATCACGCCTTGCAACGGCTTATGAGCAGGGGGATACCAGCGTAGAGCTAACGCAAGTAATGGTACAGTTACAAAAAGCTTCCGTGTCTTTTCAGGCGATGACTGAAGTGCGTAATCGTCTCGTGTCTGCGTATGAAGATGTAATGAACATGTCAATTTAA
- the fliI gene encoding flagellar protein export ATPase FliI, protein MDPSNFTAGLEGVLSTPLAQPAPRLEGRITRLIGLTIEAVGLRVAIGDNCLILVSNSQKIEAEVVGFNDEKIYLMPLQPVEGLSAGAKVIPMTASRNVPVGFELLGRVLNGVGEPIDSKGPLGCALSVSMAGETINPLDRHPIDETLDVGIKAINALLTVGKGQRLGLFAGSGVGKSVLLGMMTRATSADITVVGLIGERGREVKEFIEHNLGEQGLARSVVVASPADDSPLMRLRASQLTTRIAEYFRSQGKSVLLLVDSLTRYAQAQREIALAIGEPPATKGYPPSVFAKLPKLVERAGNDATGKGSITAFYTVLTEGDDQQDPIADSARAILDGHVVLSRQLAEQGHYPAIDIEASISRAMPAIVEAAHLKAAMRFKQLYSKYQQNTDLIAVGAYVRGSDPDTDFAIEKMPTIRQFLQQGLHESVNVEQSLQMLAMSLQPNEPPARPAVKK, encoded by the coding sequence ATGGATCCGAGTAACTTTACGGCTGGTTTAGAGGGGGTTTTATCAACCCCGCTTGCACAACCTGCTCCGCGTTTAGAAGGGCGAATCACCCGTTTGATAGGCCTAACTATTGAGGCGGTTGGGCTGCGTGTTGCTATCGGTGATAATTGCTTAATTCTCGTATCTAATTCGCAAAAAATTGAAGCTGAAGTCGTTGGCTTTAATGATGAAAAGATTTATCTAATGCCTTTGCAGCCGGTTGAAGGCTTGTCAGCAGGGGCAAAGGTTATTCCTATGACGGCCTCTCGGAACGTCCCTGTGGGTTTTGAGTTGTTAGGGCGCGTTTTAAATGGTGTAGGCGAGCCTATAGATAGCAAAGGACCTTTGGGGTGTGCGTTATCTGTTTCCATGGCTGGCGAGACCATTAACCCGTTGGATAGACACCCCATTGATGAAACTCTCGATGTAGGAATTAAAGCCATAAATGCACTGCTAACCGTAGGTAAAGGGCAGCGGTTAGGCTTGTTTGCCGGTAGTGGTGTGGGTAAATCGGTGCTACTCGGTATGATGACGCGAGCAACGTCAGCAGATATAACGGTCGTAGGCTTGATCGGGGAGCGGGGGCGAGAGGTCAAAGAGTTTATTGAGCATAATTTAGGCGAACAAGGCTTAGCGCGCTCTGTCGTTGTGGCATCTCCCGCTGATGATTCGCCCTTAATGCGATTGCGAGCTTCTCAGCTCACTACGCGCATTGCTGAGTATTTTCGGTCCCAAGGTAAAAGTGTGCTGCTGTTGGTCGATTCGCTCACGCGTTATGCGCAGGCGCAGCGTGAAATTGCCTTAGCTATCGGTGAGCCTCCAGCAACTAAAGGGTATCCGCCCTCTGTGTTCGCTAAACTGCCCAAGCTGGTAGAGCGAGCGGGTAACGATGCGACAGGTAAGGGGTCTATTACGGCTTTTTACACGGTATTAACCGAAGGGGATGATCAGCAAGACCCGATTGCTGATTCAGCACGGGCTATTTTAGATGGTCACGTTGTGCTTTCGCGTCAGCTCGCTGAGCAAGGGCATTATCCGGCAATCGATATAGAGGCTTCTATTAGTCGGGCTATGCCGGCAATTGTTGAGGCGGCGCATTTAAAGGCTGCCATGCGATTTAAGCAGCTATACTCAAAATATCAGCAAAACACTGACCTCATTGCGGTGGGGGCTTATGTGCGTGGTAGTGATCCTGATACTGACTTTGCAATCGAAAAAATGCCGACTATCCGTCAGTTTCTGCAGCAAGGTTTGCATGAATCCGTTAATGTAGAGCAAAGTTTGCAAATGTTGGCGATGTCTTTGCAGCCTAATGAGCCGCCGGCTCGGCCTGCTGTTAAAAAATAA
- the fliG gene encoding flagellar motor switch protein FliG, translated as MSDEELTDIEKAAILMISLGEDDAAEVLKYLGPKQVQMIGEAMKELDNIAQSRVEGVVSDFMELVQDQTGIGINNDRYIRAMLNQALGEEKAKTLIDRILMTTNTSGLDTMRWMEPRQIAETIRYEHPQIQSVIIAYLEPDQAANVLSYFDDKVRLDIIMRVSSMDRVQPQALQELNEMLEGQSTSSAGQFRTMGGVKHTSDIMNLIESTIEAELMEGIKEVDEGLANQIQELMFVFDNLIDVDDRAIQVILREVASDVLILALKGADTALQEKIFRNMSKRAAELLRDDLEAKGPVRVSEVEDAQKEILSVARRLADDGEIMLGGGGEAML; from the coding sequence ATGAGTGATGAAGAGCTAACGGATATCGAAAAAGCCGCCATACTCATGATTAGCTTGGGTGAGGATGATGCGGCTGAAGTGCTCAAGTATCTTGGCCCTAAACAGGTTCAGATGATCGGCGAAGCCATGAAAGAATTGGACAACATCGCTCAATCGCGCGTGGAAGGTGTTGTTAGTGACTTTATGGAATTGGTTCAAGACCAAACCGGTATTGGTATCAATAATGATCGTTATATCCGCGCTATGCTGAATCAGGCATTGGGTGAAGAAAAAGCAAAAACGCTGATTGATCGTATACTCATGACGACCAACACGTCAGGTTTGGATACGATGCGTTGGATGGAACCGCGTCAAATTGCAGAGACCATTCGTTACGAGCACCCGCAGATTCAATCCGTCATCATCGCGTATCTAGAGCCTGATCAAGCCGCCAATGTGTTATCTTACTTTGACGATAAAGTGCGTCTAGACATCATTATGCGTGTGTCATCTATGGACCGTGTGCAGCCGCAAGCCTTGCAAGAGCTTAACGAAATGCTCGAAGGGCAATCAACTAGCTCGGCTGGTCAGTTCCGCACCATGGGTGGTGTGAAACATACCTCAGATATCATGAACCTCATCGAGAGCACCATCGAAGCCGAATTGATGGAAGGTATTAAAGAGGTTGATGAAGGCTTGGCAAATCAAATTCAAGAGCTCATGTTTGTCTTTGATAACTTGATTGATGTCGATGATAGAGCGATCCAAGTGATCTTGCGTGAAGTGGCTAGTGATGTCTTGATTTTGGCGCTCAAAGGCGCGGATACTGCCTTGCAGGAAAAAATCTTTAGGAATATGTCTAAACGAGCTGCCGAACTTCTACGTGACGACCTTGAAGCGAAAGGCCCTGTTCGTGTTAGTGAAGTTGAAGATGCTCAAAAAGAGATCTTGTCTGTTGCACGTCGTTTGGCGGATGATGGAGAGATCATGCTGGGTGGCGGTGGCGAGGCCATGCTTTAA
- the fliJ gene encoding flagellar export protein FliJ, with protein sequence MKKRSERLSLVADLAERRKKEAEKFLADQIKRVDSDATQLLQLEQYLSEYQSLYQQAMQQGMLGPQIVNYQAFMTKIADTIEQHKKTMKVNKDQLAQVKRYWAQMHGRHSALESLADKALDAEQQKADKALQKQLDERSQQTTSVF encoded by the coding sequence ATGAAAAAGCGCTCTGAGCGTCTATCGCTCGTTGCTGATTTGGCTGAGCGGCGCAAGAAAGAAGCGGAAAAGTTCTTGGCTGATCAGATTAAGCGGGTGGACTCTGACGCAACGCAGTTGCTGCAATTAGAGCAATATTTGTCTGAATACCAAAGCTTATATCAGCAGGCAATGCAACAGGGGATGTTGGGGCCTCAGATAGTAAACTATCAGGCGTTCATGACCAAAATAGCCGACACAATTGAGCAGCATAAAAAAACCATGAAGGTGAATAAAGACCAGTTAGCCCAAGTGAAGCGCTATTGGGCACAAATGCATGGTCGCCACAGTGCGTTGGAGTCGTTAGCCGATAAGGCACTGGATGCCGAACAACAAAAAGCTGATAAAGCACTTCAAAAGCAGTTAGATGAGCGCTCCCAGCAGACCACTTCTGTTTTTTAG
- a CDS encoding DUF4212 domain-containing protein — MSISSETAKAYWSENLRIILTYLVIWFVVSYGCGILFVDQLNEIQFFGFPLGFWFGQQGSIFVFVGLIWAYVFSMNKLDEKYDVHE; from the coding sequence ATGTCAATCAGTAGTGAAACCGCAAAAGCGTACTGGAGTGAAAATCTCCGGATTATCTTAACTTACCTTGTCATCTGGTTCGTAGTCTCCTACGGCTGTGGCATTCTTTTTGTTGATCAGCTCAATGAGATCCAATTCTTTGGATTCCCATTAGGTTTTTGGTTTGGTCAGCAAGGCTCAATTTTCGTCTTCGTCGGGTTGATCTGGGCATACGTGTTCAGCATGAACAAACTCGATGAGAAGTATGACGTTCACGAATAA
- the fliF gene encoding flagellar basal-body MS-ring/collar protein FliF codes for MATDNSTVTIETSGGGLLAGFNKLSFLRQFGLMVGLAASIAIGLAVVLWSKAPDYRVLFSNLQYADANEVIDQLNLLSIPYKFEGDARTILVPEEYVYQARLRLASEGFTNDKTVGFELLDQEQSLGVSQFMESARFRRGLEGELARTITSVTAVRNARVHLAIPKESVFVRDQKQPSASIFVELYTGRKLDRAQVAAIANLVASSVPSLDVKNVTVVDQRGQLLNSRDEDVDVVLAGKQFEYSRKVEETLLNRVNSILMPVVGQGRYRAEVSADVDFTAVEQTDEIYNPDLPALRSEQTLEETRVGTAPAQGVPGALSNQPPGPTAVPEVANGAAGDGGAATVPGTAKNQATRNFELDRSISYTRHHTGRIGRLTVAVVVDDLTASDPETGELTRTPWSESELARLRILVQDAVGFSAVRGDSVNVINSPFVPEQPFEDIEIPIWKQQWVWDIARQVGAVLFVLLMVFGVLRPILKNLATTGAIIPTKKTDETDEVAAELEGLGGQDLSDDKVTFGGRGDGLLPTPSESFEFQLNAVRSMIAEDPARVAQAVKQWLNRDE; via the coding sequence ATGGCTACTGATAACAGCACAGTCACAATCGAAACCTCCGGAGGAGGGCTACTAGCGGGGTTTAATAAACTGTCGTTTTTGCGTCAGTTTGGCCTAATGGTAGGGCTGGCTGCCAGTATCGCTATTGGCTTGGCTGTGGTCTTGTGGTCTAAAGCACCTGATTACCGCGTTCTTTTCTCAAACCTACAATATGCTGATGCCAATGAAGTTATTGATCAGCTTAACTTATTGAGTATTCCTTATAAGTTTGAAGGCGATGCTCGAACAATCCTTGTCCCCGAAGAATATGTCTATCAAGCCCGACTGCGGCTTGCTTCCGAAGGCTTTACTAATGATAAGACAGTAGGCTTTGAGCTGCTCGATCAAGAGCAAAGCTTAGGGGTGAGCCAGTTTATGGAAAGTGCTCGCTTTCGGCGAGGGCTAGAAGGTGAGTTGGCACGCACTATCACTAGCGTAACCGCGGTGCGTAATGCCCGTGTCCATTTAGCGATTCCTAAAGAAAGTGTGTTTGTACGCGATCAAAAGCAACCCAGTGCTTCAATTTTTGTGGAGCTTTATACGGGGCGAAAACTAGATAGGGCTCAAGTAGCGGCGATTGCGAACTTAGTCGCGTCGTCTGTGCCTTCTCTAGACGTCAAAAATGTGACGGTGGTCGATCAGCGCGGGCAGTTATTAAATTCGCGAGACGAAGATGTTGATGTCGTTTTGGCTGGCAAGCAGTTTGAGTACTCAAGAAAAGTAGAAGAGACGCTCTTAAACCGAGTTAACAGTATTCTAATGCCGGTTGTCGGCCAAGGGCGTTATCGAGCTGAAGTATCGGCAGATGTCGATTTTACGGCAGTTGAACAAACCGACGAAATTTATAACCCGGATCTCCCTGCACTCAGAAGTGAGCAAACGCTGGAGGAAACACGTGTAGGTACGGCCCCGGCGCAGGGTGTTCCTGGGGCGTTATCTAACCAGCCGCCAGGGCCTACAGCTGTCCCTGAAGTGGCGAATGGCGCGGCAGGAGACGGTGGTGCAGCCACAGTGCCTGGTACGGCTAAAAATCAAGCGACACGTAATTTTGAATTAGACCGTTCTATTTCTTATACACGGCACCATACAGGGCGAATAGGGCGTTTAACGGTTGCTGTTGTCGTCGATGATTTGACAGCATCGGATCCAGAAACAGGAGAGCTCACACGAACACCGTGGAGTGAAAGTGAATTAGCGCGCTTACGTATTTTGGTACAAGATGCTGTCGGTTTTTCGGCGGTGAGAGGGGACAGTGTTAACGTGATTAACTCACCGTTTGTACCTGAGCAGCCGTTTGAGGATATTGAAATTCCTATCTGGAAGCAGCAATGGGTATGGGATATAGCCCGTCAGGTTGGCGCTGTGTTGTTTGTGCTCTTAATGGTGTTTGGTGTGTTGCGTCCTATACTGAAAAACCTAGCGACAACTGGCGCAATTATCCCAACTAAAAAAACAGATGAAACCGATGAAGTGGCAGCTGAGTTAGAAGGTTTGGGCGGTCAAGATCTGTCAGATGACAAGGTAACGTTCGGTGGGCGAGGTGATGGTTTGTTACCTACGCCAAGTGAGAGTTTTGAATTTCAATTAAATGCAGTGCGTAGCATGATCGCCGAAGATCCTGCGCGTGTAGCACAAGCCGTGAAGCAGTGGTTGAACCGAGATGAGTGA
- a CDS encoding putative nucleotidyltransferase substrate binding domain-containing protein, translating into MPTSFKMDNLPFSLLTESEQATLRNHLDIAYFQKGEVVMAAGSVPEGVHVILKGRVSESESRDDESGQSHQVYVHYENEDYFGAWSAIKGKAIHNFIAEEETICHIIPTKTVLDLVSTNALFADYFQQNLAAKTEIVEQHSGETQDMAEFMLARVGEGVIRDPLIVLEETTIKEATLFMRENQVDCFLVKRGTRYGMVTGTDLLNAAVVSEMPLTTPVSEIATYRLISIHPDDYLFNALVTMTRQRIERVVVMKEQELIGIVDLTDVLSFFSSHSHVIGLRIERANTVEDLFIAASGLNELIKSLVSYGVKTRFAMDLLSAMNGRVMAKLFEMLIPEDMQPHVCLIVMGSEGRGEQIMKTDQDNAIIHRDGLVWPQMSQTLQEFSNKLMEFGYPPCPGNIMVSNPYWVNSLGDWTQKLADWSSSWEEQDQMNLAIAVDAKPVAGNPALFKAGRNWFFKSLKNNDLFFSHFAKVALEFHTPLTLFGNLKDKGQLDIKKGGIFPIVHGVRTLALEYRILATNTFKRIEALVEAGIMEDKHGRELSEALGLFIQLRLRQQIKRAEEEEKGIDPTPNTLDLQSLHKMDRELLRDAFHVVKGFKKHLESRYHLGSR; encoded by the coding sequence ATGCCTACTTCGTTTAAGATGGATAACTTACCGTTTAGTTTGCTAACGGAAAGCGAGCAAGCCACATTGCGTAATCATTTGGATATAGCTTATTTCCAAAAGGGCGAAGTGGTTATGGCGGCAGGGTCGGTACCGGAAGGCGTGCATGTTATTTTAAAAGGCCGGGTATCGGAGAGTGAGTCCCGCGATGATGAAAGCGGACAATCTCATCAAGTTTATGTTCATTACGAAAATGAAGATTACTTCGGTGCTTGGTCTGCCATTAAAGGTAAGGCGATACATAACTTTATCGCTGAAGAAGAAACGATTTGCCATATTATACCCACCAAAACTGTTCTTGATTTGGTGTCAACCAATGCGTTGTTTGCCGATTATTTCCAACAAAACTTAGCCGCGAAAACAGAAATTGTAGAGCAACACAGCGGCGAAACTCAGGACATGGCAGAGTTCATGCTAGCCCGCGTGGGTGAAGGTGTGATTCGGGATCCATTAATTGTTCTGGAAGAAACCACAATAAAAGAAGCCACCTTATTTATGCGTGAAAACCAGGTCGATTGCTTCTTGGTAAAACGCGGCACACGTTACGGTATGGTAACGGGCACAGATCTACTGAATGCCGCCGTTGTTAGTGAAATGCCACTCACAACGCCGGTTTCAGAAATAGCGACATACCGCCTGATTAGTATTCACCCCGATGATTACTTATTTAATGCATTAGTGACCATGACTCGGCAACGAATTGAGCGTGTTGTGGTGATGAAAGAGCAAGAGCTGATCGGTATTGTTGATTTGACCGATGTATTGAGTTTCTTTTCGAGTCACTCCCATGTCATTGGGTTGCGCATCGAACGAGCGAATACCGTCGAGGACTTGTTCATAGCCGCTAGCGGTTTGAACGAGTTGATTAAATCGCTGGTCTCGTATGGTGTAAAAACGCGCTTTGCGATGGACCTGTTATCCGCAATGAACGGCCGGGTTATGGCTAAACTGTTTGAAATGCTCATCCCCGAGGATATGCAGCCACATGTGTGTTTGATCGTCATGGGGTCAGAAGGTCGGGGCGAGCAAATTATGAAAACAGATCAGGATAACGCCATTATCCACCGTGATGGGCTTGTTTGGCCGCAAATGTCACAAACATTGCAAGAATTCTCCAATAAATTAATGGAGTTCGGCTACCCGCCATGCCCAGGCAATATTATGGTATCTAACCCGTATTGGGTGAACTCACTGGGTGATTGGACTCAAAAGTTAGCTGACTGGTCGAGTAGCTGGGAAGAGCAAGACCAGATGAATTTAGCCATCGCCGTTGATGCAAAACCGGTTGCGGGGAATCCGGCTTTGTTTAAAGCGGGTCGTAATTGGTTTTTTAAATCGCTTAAAAATAATGATTTGTTCTTCTCACACTTTGCAAAAGTGGCGCTGGAATTTCACACACCGTTAACTTTATTTGGTAATTTGAAAGATAAGGGGCAGTTGGACATTAAAAAGGGAGGGATTTTCCCTATCGTCCACGGGGTGCGTACCTTAGCGCTTGAATATCGGATTTTGGCAACGAACACTTTTAAGCGTATCGAGGCGTTGGTAGAAGCTGGCATTATGGAAGATAAACACGGACGCGAGTTAAGTGAAGCGCTAGGGTTGTTTATCCAATTACGCCTCAGGCAGCAAATTAAGCGGGCCGAAGAGGAAGAGAAGGGTATTGATCCAACGCCTAATACGCTGGACTTACAATCTTTGCATAAAATGGATCGGGAGCTTTTACGTGATGCCTTTCATGTGGTTAAAGGGTTTAAAAAGCACCTGGAATCTCGTTATCACCTAGGGAGTCGATGA
- a CDS encoding sodium:solute symporter family protein → MSVDVLSYLFIGGSFLLYIGIAVWARAGSTKEFYVAGGGVHPVANGMATAADWMSAASFISLAGLVSFIGRDGSAYLMGWTGGYVLLAMLLAPYLRKFGKFTVPDFVGDRYESNVARTIAVVCTIVISFTYVAGQMRGVGIVFSRYLHVDINTGVIIGMAIVFFYAVLGGMKGITYTQVAQYCVLILAFTVPAFFLSAQVTGHILPQIGLGATLDSGQSVLATLDQLSVDLGFAQYTAGKMSTIDIFCLTVALMCGTAGLPHVIVRFFTVPRVKDARTSAGWALIFIALLYTAVPGVGGFGRVNLIQTVNGVDNTGTTYSEIPSWFKNWENAGLLGWNDRNGDGKIQYAAGNAFDGNGKPAFGDERGDQGQRIATNAIQGADFDASKQPFANELYVDRDIMVLANPDIAQLPAWVIALVAAGAVAAALSTAAGLLLVISTAVAHDLMKKTINPNITEKQELMYARMAAVVAICIAGYFGINPPGFVAQVVALAFGIACASVFPTIMLGIFYKRMNTQGAIAGMLVGLISTVGYMWYFVFGGGDKADYFMGIGPGGFGAVGMVLHFVVAMIVASMTPPPSEEMQRIVEDLRIPRGAGEAHDH, encoded by the coding sequence ATGAGTGTTGATGTTTTATCTTACCTCTTTATAGGCGGATCCTTCCTCCTATACATCGGTATCGCAGTGTGGGCCCGTGCTGGGTCAACAAAAGAGTTCTACGTGGCAGGTGGTGGTGTACATCCGGTTGCTAACGGTATGGCTACTGCCGCTGACTGGATGTCAGCAGCTTCCTTTATTTCTTTAGCGGGTCTAGTTTCGTTTATCGGACGTGATGGTTCTGCGTATCTCATGGGTTGGACCGGTGGTTACGTACTCCTAGCCATGCTTTTAGCGCCTTACTTGCGTAAGTTTGGTAAATTTACTGTGCCAGACTTTGTGGGCGACCGTTATGAGTCTAACGTGGCGCGTACCATTGCGGTGGTATGTACTATTGTAATCTCGTTTACCTATGTAGCAGGTCAAATGCGTGGTGTGGGTATCGTATTCTCACGTTACTTACACGTAGATATTAATACGGGCGTTATCATTGGTATGGCGATTGTATTCTTTTATGCTGTTTTAGGTGGCATGAAAGGGATTACCTACACTCAGGTAGCTCAATACTGCGTATTGATTCTTGCCTTCACCGTTCCGGCTTTCTTCCTATCAGCTCAAGTAACAGGTCATATCCTGCCGCAAATTGGTTTAGGTGCGACGCTTGATTCTGGACAGTCTGTATTAGCGACGCTTGATCAGCTCTCTGTAGATCTCGGTTTTGCTCAGTACACGGCGGGTAAAATGTCTACAATTGATATTTTCTGTCTGACTGTGGCGCTGATGTGTGGTACGGCGGGTCTTCCTCACGTAATTGTACGTTTCTTCACGGTTCCTCGTGTTAAAGATGCACGTACGTCTGCTGGTTGGGCGCTTATCTTCATCGCACTACTTTACACCGCTGTTCCAGGTGTTGGTGGCTTTGGTCGTGTGAACTTGATTCAAACGGTTAACGGTGTTGATAACACGGGTACAACCTATTCAGAAATTCCTAGCTGGTTCAAAAACTGGGAAAATGCTGGCCTGTTAGGTTGGAATGACCGTAATGGTGACGGCAAAATCCAATATGCAGCAGGTAATGCATTTGATGGCAACGGTAAGCCAGCCTTTGGCGACGAGCGTGGTGACCAAGGTCAGCGTATCGCTACCAATGCGATCCAAGGTGCTGATTTTGATGCCTCTAAGCAACCGTTTGCAAACGAGCTATATGTAGACCGTGACATCATGGTATTGGCTAACCCTGATATTGCGCAACTTCCTGCCTGGGTAATCGCCTTGGTGGCAGCGGGTGCTGTAGCGGCCGCTCTATCGACTGCGGCAGGCTTATTGTTGGTAATTTCGACAGCGGTAGCGCATGACTTGATGAAGAAAACCATTAATCCGAATATTACTGAGAAGCAAGAGCTTATGTATGCACGGATGGCCGCCGTTGTGGCAATCTGTATTGCTGGTTACTTCGGTATTAACCCTCCTGGCTTTGTGGCGCAGGTGGTGGCACTCGCCTTCGGTATTGCATGTGCGTCGGTCTTCCCAACTATTATGCTGGGTATCTTCTACAAGCGCATGAATACACAAGGTGCCATTGCCGGTATGTTGGTTGGTTTGATCTCTACCGTTGGCTACATGTGGTACTTCGTCTTCGGTGGCGGTGATAAAGCTGACTACTTCATGGGAATAGGTCCTGGTGGATTCGGTGCGGTAGGCATGGTGCTTCACTTCGTCGTTGCTATGATTGTTGCATCAATGACGCCTCCTCCTTCTGAAGAGATGCAGCGTATTGTAGAAGATCTACGTATCCCACGTGGTGCGGGTGAAGCTCACGATCACTAA
- a CDS encoding FliH/SctL family protein, with product MSAKFRPKSSQVPYENWVLPDVSSSQPSKAGSSVGIASGTTEPSTSKRTNTIGQAGIAHSAQTASKDTASAQVTVVDEEVVAEKVTLAELEKIHEQAHLEGYEEGREEGRKAGHAEGLAQGLAEGRAQADAVLAQQQAQLVSLITALNAPLAQHQQQLALLATELSLAVAEAVIPSAVLASDFKAIAQAVEESLAQLPNNVGRIRVLAHPDEVNAVNECVAAMVDDDVQVSVVAKPDIQQGGCVIKSEHTDIDHLIQTRFDAVAGELRERVALALSHQPADQTHQADDNGSE from the coding sequence ATGTCAGCTAAATTCCGCCCAAAATCATCCCAAGTACCCTACGAGAATTGGGTGCTTCCGGATGTTTCTTCTTCACAACCTTCTAAGGCTGGCTCTTCAGTAGGCATTGCATCAGGCACAACTGAGCCCTCGACATCTAAGCGCACTAATACCATTGGTCAAGCGGGAATAGCTCATTCGGCTCAAACAGCGTCGAAAGACACCGCCAGTGCGCAAGTGACGGTGGTTGATGAAGAAGTCGTTGCAGAAAAGGTAACGTTGGCAGAGTTAGAAAAAATTCATGAGCAAGCTCACCTTGAAGGCTACGAAGAAGGGCGCGAGGAAGGCCGTAAAGCTGGACATGCAGAAGGGTTGGCTCAGGGGTTAGCAGAAGGCCGTGCGCAAGCGGATGCTGTGCTAGCTCAGCAACAAGCGCAATTGGTTAGCTTGATAACGGCATTAAATGCTCCCTTAGCGCAACACCAACAGCAATTAGCGTTATTGGCTACTGAGCTGTCATTAGCTGTGGCAGAAGCGGTTATACCGTCAGCTGTATTGGCTAGCGACTTTAAGGCCATCGCTCAAGCTGTGGAGGAGTCGTTGGCGCAGCTCCCTAATAACGTAGGTCGTATTCGTGTCTTAGCTCATCCAGATGAAGTGAATGCGGTGAATGAATGCGTTGCGGCAATGGTTGATGACGATGTGCAAGTGAGTGTGGTGGCTAAGCCTGATATTCAGCAAGGCGGCTGTGTGATTAAATCAGAGCACACAGATATAGATCATCTCATCCAAACCCGCTTTGACGCGGTAGCTGGTGAGCTGCGTGAGCGTGTTGCGTTAGCATTGAGCCATCAGCCCGCGGATCAAACTCATCAAGCAGACGACAATGGATCCGAGTAA
- a CDS encoding 3'-5' exonuclease produces the protein MIIPRTIRKLKDKMDHKQGPYAHLFEPYKGDEVVSLDCETTSLDVSGAEILSIGAVKIRGKKLLTSERLDIKLKPPKTLTGDSIVVHKLRATDLEGGIELEDALQQVLAFVGNRPILGYYVNYDIRMLDKFIRPIYGFGLPNKAIELSHVYHDIIKWRSVGGNIDLRFDTISKQLDIPMLERHTALGDAITVALMYVRLTHGSPPEVAC, from the coding sequence ATGATCATCCCGCGTACGATTCGAAAACTGAAAGACAAGATGGATCACAAACAAGGGCCTTATGCTCATCTTTTTGAGCCTTATAAAGGCGACGAGGTTGTGTCATTAGATTGTGAGACGACAAGTCTCGATGTGAGCGGCGCTGAAATTTTGTCGATAGGTGCTGTTAAGATCCGAGGAAAAAAACTGCTAACCAGCGAACGCTTAGATATTAAGCTGAAACCGCCCAAAACACTCACAGGTGATTCCATTGTTGTACATAAACTGCGTGCAACGGACTTAGAGGGAGGTATTGAGCTAGAAGATGCGTTGCAGCAAGTGCTCGCATTTGTAGGTAACCGGCCAATTTTAGGTTATTACGTTAATTATGATATTCGCATGCTGGATAAATTTATTCGGCCTATCTATGGGTTTGGTTTGCCGAATAAGGCCATAGAGTTATCTCATGTGTACCATGACATTATTAAGTGGCGTTCAGTCGGCGGTAATATAGACCTGCGATTTGATACTATTTCTAAACAGCTTGATATTCCGATGCTTGAGCGGCACACCGCTTTAGGTGATGCAATTACCGTAGCGCTCATGTATGTTCGGTTGACTCATGGCTCCCCACCTGAGGTGGCGTGCTAA